A stretch of DNA from Sphingomonas sp. SORGH_AS_0879:
AGGATCGAGAGAAGCAAGGCGGGACGCAGATGCGCCAGGGTCGGGGCGATATCGTCCAGTTGCTGCGGCTTGAACCCGAGCATCAGGATCGCGGGCGTCTCATCGGTGGGCAGCGCGGTCAGCGAGCGAACGCCCTCCGGCGCGGCGCGCCCGCTGCGGGTGATGACGGTGACCTGTCGGGGGTCCAGCCCGGAGGACAACCAGCGCCGCAGCATCGCCCCGGCCATGTTGCCGCAGCCGATCAGCCAGATGGGACCGTCAGGAAAGCTCACGTCCAGCCCCTCAGGCCTCGCCCTGCGTTTCGATCAGTGCGGCGGCCAGCGCCTCGCGCGGGGTCTTGCCGCCCCACAGGACGAACTGGAACACGGGGTAGAAGCGCTCGCACTCCTCGATCGCCGATTCGACCAGCAATTCGGTCGCCGAGAGCGAGATGGTACCGTCCTCCCCGCCATCGACCATCGCGGCGTGGCGATAGAGCAGGATGCCGCTGTTCGACCAAAGCTCGAAATGGCCGATCCACAGCTGTTCGTTGACCATCGCCAGCGCCTCATAGATGCTGGCGCGGCGATCCTCGGTCACCTTGATGTCGGGAAAAGCCAGGAATTGCAGGACGCTATCGTCATCCCGCCACAGCGCGCGGAGTTCGTAGCTGGCCCAGCTGCCCTTGACCGTCGCGACGATTTCCTCGTCATGACGCTCATGCTCCCACCCATGGGCGGCGAAATACGCCTCCAGCATATCGATGGGGGCCGAATCATCGGCTTCATGATCGGTCGATTCAAGCATCACAGGCCCTTGCGAACAAACCCAGACCACCGCAGGTTGCACCGCGCGCGGTCAAGCTGCAAGCAGCCGGATGCCGAAATCTGTGGATAGCTGTCCGGCGACCCGCGCCGGACCAGCGATCGGAACGACTTAGGGAAGTCAGGATTCGACCCCGGTCGTCGCCGTCGCCGAACCACCCAGCCGCGCCTCCAGCACATCCAGGCGCGCCTTCAGCGCATCAGCCTCGTCACGTGCGGCGACCGCCATCGCCTTGGCGACCTCGAACTCCTCGCGGCTGACGAAATCCAGTCCGCCGATCCACTCGCGCGCACGCGAACGGGCGCTCGCCTCGGCCTCGCGGCCCATGCCGGCGACGGTACCGGCCAGGCCGTTCATCACCTTGGCGAAATCGTCGAACAGCTTGTTATCGGCCTGCATGATCAAATTCCCAAAATTCGTTTCACAGCATTTGGGAGGTCTGGGCGCTCGGCACAAGCCTTTCCGCATCGGGATTGAGCTGGCCGATCCGCCAGTTGAGCACCCCGGCGAAGGACAGCCACACCAGATAGGGCAGCATCAACCACGCCGCCCCGCGCCGAATCCGCGAAAAAGCGACGGTGGTGACGATCGACAGCAGCAGGATCGCGATCAACACGACCAGCGCCGTACCGACCTTGTGCGCGCCGAAAAACAGCGGGGTCCAGGCCAGGTTCAGCGCGAACTGGGCCACGAACAGGCCGATGGCGACGCCCCGCCCGCGAGCGCCCCGCGCATGGACGATCATCGCGAGCGCCAGACCGATCAGGACGTAGAGCGTCGTCCAGGCCACCGGGAACACCCAGCCGGGCGGAGTCAGCTCGGGCTTGGTGAGCGCCATATACCAGCCATTCTCGCTGCCTGCGGGCACCGAGCGCCCCGATGCGAAACCCAGCAGCAGAACAAGGGGCACGATGACGACCGCCCAGCGCAGGAAGGACATCCGCAACTGACCCTTCGACGCGATCGTACCCAATTGACCCTCTTTCGCCATGATGCCCGTGGGTGTGCCGCACCGGCCACAGACAGTAAACGGATAAGGTGAATTTTATATGGGCCGAGCCGTTCAATTTCGGGATGCGGCGATCAGAAACTCGATATTGCCCTCGGGTCCGGTGATGGGACTTCGGGTCACGCCCGCGACCTGCCATCCTGCCTCGGTCAGCCAGGCGACTACTTGATCGCAGACGCGTGCGTGGACGGCGGGATCGCGGACCACCCCGCCCTTGCCGACCTCCTCACGCCCCGCCTCGAACTGCGGCTTGATGAGCGCGAGCAGCCGCGCGTCCGGGGCAGCGAAGCTCAGCGGGCGCTCCAGCACCTTGGCCAGCCCGATGAAACTGGCATCGCAGACGATCATGTTCACGGGTTCGGGGATATGCGCATCGGTCAGGATGCGGGCGCTGGTCTGTTCATGGACGATGACGCGCGGGTCCTGCCGCAGCGACCAGGCGAGCTGGTTGGTGCCGCTATCGACCGCATAGACCCGCGCCGCCCCCTTTTGCAGCAGCACGTCGGTAAAGCCCCCGGTCGAACTGCCGACATCGATCGCCACCGCATCGGTCACGTCCCAACCGAAATGCTCCAGCCCGTGCGCCAGCTTGATGCCGCCGCGCGACACCCAGGGATGGTCACGCCCGCGCACGTCGAGCGCGGCATCCTCCGACAATTGCTGGCCGGGCTTGGCGATCTTCGTCTCGCCCGAAAAGACCAGGCCCGCCATCACGAGCGCCTGCGCGCGCGAACGGGATTCCACGAGTCCGCGGTCCACGAGCATCTGGTCGACACGCAGCTTGGCCATGCCCCGCCCCTACCCCCCGGCTCGGCCCGTCGCAAGCCACGATCCACTGGGCTCGAAAGCTATTGCCTATCTTTTTAGTAGGAATAGATTGACTACCTGGATCGGGAGTCGACCCGACCCGGAATCGAGGAGACGCCATATGGGTTCGTTCGCATCCTATGAGGCCCGCAAACCGACGGTCCTCACCGTACCCGGGCTGGGCGGCTCGGGCCGCTCGCATTGGCAGAGCCTGTGGGAAGAGGCGCGACCCGACACGATCCGGGTCGAACTGGGCATGTGGTCGACGCCGCACCGCAATGCGTGGGTCACGCGGCTCGATCAGGCGATCCGCCAGGCGCAGGCGCCGGTGATCCTGGCGGCGCATTCGCTGGGCTGTCTGGCCGTCGCCTGGTGGGCGGAATTGTCGCCGCAACCCTATGGCTGGCCGGTCGCGGGCGCATTGCTGGTCGCGCCCGCCGATGTCGACCGCGCGGATGCGCCGGATGCGTTGAAGGGCTTCGCGCCGTCGCCGCGCACGCCGCTGCCCTTCCCCTCGATCCTGGTGGCCAGCCAGGACGATCCCTGGATCTCGATCGAGCGCGCGCACAGCCTGGCGGTCGATTGGGGTAGCCATTTCGTCGATGCCGGGCACCAGGGGCATATCAATG
This window harbors:
- a CDS encoding YbjN domain-containing protein, yielding MLESTDHEADDSAPIDMLEAYFAAHGWEHERHDEEIVATVKGSWASYELRALWRDDDSVLQFLAFPDIKVTEDRRASIYEALAMVNEQLWIGHFELWSNSGILLYRHAAMVDGGEDGTISLSATELLVESAIEECERFYPVFQFVLWGGKTPREALAAALIETQGEA
- a CDS encoding accessory factor UbiK family protein — translated: MQADNKLFDDFAKVMNGLAGTVAGMGREAEASARSRAREWIGGLDFVSREEFEVAKAMAVAARDEADALKARLDVLEARLGGSATATTGVES
- a CDS encoding TspO/MBR family protein, with protein sequence MAKEGQLGTIASKGQLRMSFLRWAVVIVPLVLLLGFASGRSVPAGSENGWYMALTKPELTPPGWVFPVAWTTLYVLIGLALAMIVHARGARGRGVAIGLFVAQFALNLAWTPLFFGAHKVGTALVVLIAILLLSIVTTVAFSRIRRGAAWLMLPYLVWLSFAGVLNWRIGQLNPDAERLVPSAQTSQML
- a CDS encoding TlyA family RNA methyltransferase, translated to MAKLRVDQMLVDRGLVESRSRAQALVMAGLVFSGETKIAKPGQQLSEDAALDVRGRDHPWVSRGGIKLAHGLEHFGWDVTDAVAIDVGSSTGGFTDVLLQKGAARVYAVDSGTNQLAWSLRQDPRVIVHEQTSARILTDAHIPEPVNMIVCDASFIGLAKVLERPLSFAAPDARLLALIKPQFEAGREEVGKGGVVRDPAVHARVCDQVVAWLTEAGWQVAGVTRSPITGPEGNIEFLIAASRN
- a CDS encoding alpha/beta hydrolase, which encodes MGSFASYEARKPTVLTVPGLGGSGRSHWQSLWEEARPDTIRVELGMWSTPHRNAWVTRLDQAIRQAQAPVILAAHSLGCLAVAWWAELSPQPYGWPVAGALLVAPADVDRADAPDALKGFAPSPRTPLPFPSILVASQDDPWISIERAHSLAVDWGSHFVDAGHQGHINAASGLGWWQEGQELLDRVIAASGTDRPTPSGPLSPSDARAVLAVNATDAAQAHYLGR